In Anticarsia gemmatalis isolate Benzon Research Colony breed Stoneville strain chromosome 4, ilAntGemm2 primary, whole genome shotgun sequence, one DNA window encodes the following:
- the LOC142972281 gene encoding uncharacterized protein LOC142972281, translating to MVVQKNWNNVDASQQNPVSESSTTSWSFQAPTKTLTVRPNNTCTMQAKQPITRQIAINTLAAMHRRFSLPGPVQPHSRPIAEFRASANKSLDMLRQTIQSAVTREIDLVIKKYLEKFFVPAVNNIRLNLGDESVNEDQVRAVCRAMLDATRLLYTAPSRPAQTSYENSDSESSNSADSKLGIKQTLQSPSQKRKDSDNEIDLNIKRKKIKQEDTTDSASSSPLPSPAIRDPEKWNPSRLTQDTLFIMGSHAHKVLGLGNSRGRLYTRHSGLLRYPADSADKEWIASHNLVNAVGGKTYIMVLEDIEELAKSDAYRHNSLPMLGEMSGFKVPMFMLRKIKAYVLKRAISDEISNVGSPIPSTSNFPEEEKYKIEDIKVEPNHDNFDSNSFDASQYIGNGENSRDFSDVPTLKEDSDFADIKVEDIDDIKVENIKVEDLDEIKVESIKVEDVDLNRMKDNFGDIKVESIKLEDDDAFGLCKEEDDQSHLVDGLLDSDIEFLSRNLGNIESEADARKTIEKLTGANPDTLTLVGDEFDLGTTLNTSNFSVNQTKCITVASTTSGMVHSVPVAHLAPPRITGSTVHYYTSAVPPAPRTLHHLPQATVTIQSIPGTTSQMIRGIPINTKTGTFSTVMSQGTASTIIGFGTRTSNATIIGTPQYVNVSSKSFPTGNILHNAIVSRNIINRSNLGAPSSTVSFNVTAVRPVLHTSTPKISTVVTASTSDFDSISTTKDMIDNACNSSVMLKKVLTLGSAGAAKSFMMHNTQKVLSTGFANGVTPPPNVTIVSSGTSGGLMNNNNIGMSSSSIMSPTSGTLSATHATLSALLASNAENAQQGKN from the exons ATGGTGGTGCAAAAGAATTGGAATAACGTTGATGCGTCGCAACAGAACCCAGTTTCCGAGAGTTCCACCACTTCATGGAGCTTTCAGGCACCAACCAAAACGTTGACTGTTCGGCCAAACAATACTTGCACAATGCAGGcg AAGCAGCCAATAACCAGGCAAATTGCCATAAACACACTGGCAGCTATGCACAGAAGGTTCAGCCTGCCTGGACCAGTGCAGCCACACTCTAGACCTATAGCGGAGTTCAGAGCCAGTGCAAACAAATCATTGGATATGCTGCGACAAACCATACAGTCTGCTGTAACTAGGGAAATTGATcttgtcattaaaaaatatctggaG AAATTCTTTGTACCTGCTGTAAATAACATAAGATTGAATCTGGGAGATGAATCAGTTAATGAAGATCAG GTAAGAGCAGTCTGCAGAGCAATGTTAGATGCAACCCGTTTGTTATATACTGCTCCATCACGGCCAGCCCAAACATCATACGAAAATAGTGATTCGGAATCCAGTAACAGTGCTGACTCCAAACTTGGCATAAAACAAACA TTACAGAGTCCATCACAGAAACGTAAGGATTCCGATAATGAGATAGACTTGAACATCAAACGTAAAAAGATCAAACAGGAAGACACCACAGACAGTGCATCCTCATCACCGTTACCATCACCTGCTATTAGAGACCCTGAGAAATGGAACCCTTCAAGACTTACACaagatacattatttattatgggCTCACATGCACATAAG GTACTAGGATTGGGAAATTCGCGTGGACGACTCTACACAAGGCACTCTGGCTTACTAAGGTACCCAGCTGATAGTGCTGACAAAGAATGGATTGCCAGTCATAATTTAGTCAATGCTGTTGGTGGGAAGACATACATAATG GTATTAGAAGACATCGAAGAACTAGCTAAGAGTGACGCTTATAGACATAACTCACTACCAATGCTTGGGGAGATGTCAGGATTCAAAGTTCCTATGTTTATGCTTCGGAAGATAAAAGCGTATGTTCTCAAAAGGGCAATCAGTGACGAAATTAGCAATGTTGGAAGTCCTATACCATCAACAAGTAACTTTCCAGAagaggaaaaatataaaatagaagaCATCAAAGTTGAACCAAATCATGATAATTTTGACAGCAACAGTTTTGATGCCAGTCAATATATTGGAAATGGGGAAAATAGCAGAGATTTTTCTGACGTTCCGACTTTGAAAGAAGATTCAGATTTCGCTGATATCAAAGTTGAGGACATTGACGATATAAAGGTTGAGAACATAAAAGTAGAAGATCTAGATGAAATAAAGGTGGAAAGTATTAAAGTTGAAGATGTTGACTTGAATAGAATGAAGGATAACTTCGGCGACATAAAAGTAGAGTCAATTAAATTGGAGGACGATGACGCTTTTGGTCTCTGTAAGGAAGAAGATGACCAAAGTCACTTAGTTGATGGCTTGCTAGATTCAGATATAGAATTTTTGAGTCGGAACTTGGGCAACATTGAGAGTGAGGCAGATGCTAGGAAAACTATTGAAAAGTTAACTGGGGCCAATCCTGATACACTCACGTTGGTTGGTGATGAATTTGATTTGGGTACCACATTGAACACTAGTAAC TTCTCAGTAAATCAAACGAAGTGCATAACGGTAGCGTCGACAACGAGCGGCATGGTGCACAGCGTGCCGGTGGCGCACCTGGCCCCGCCGCGCATCACGGGCAGCACGGTGCACTACTACACCAGCGCCgtgccgcccgcgccgcgcacGCTGCACCACCTGCCGCAGGCCACCGTCACCATCCAGAGCATTCCCGGCACCACCTCGCAGATGATCCGCGG GATACCTATCAACACAAAAACTGGAACATTTAGCACCGTGATGTCACAAGGCACAGCAAGTACAATAATTGGTTTTGGCACGCGGACATCAAACGCGACTATTATTGGAACACCTCAGTACGTCAATGTGTCATCAAAATCTTTCCCGACGGGCAACATTCTACATAACGCCATAGTATCACGAAACATCATTAATAGAAGCAATCTTGGAGCGCCTTCCTCTACAGTGTCCTTCAACGTGACTGCAGTGAGGCCAGTGCTCCACACATCGACACCAAAGATAAGTACCGTGGTCACAGCCAGTACTAGTGATTTTGATAGTATTTCCACAACCAAAGATATGATAGACAATGCTTGTAATTCTTCTGTCATGTTGAAGAAAGTACTCACTCTTGGTAGCGCGGGCGCTGCTAAGTCGTTTATGATGCATAATACTCAAAAGGTTTTGTCAACTGGGTTCGCAAATGGTGTAACTCCGCCACCTAATGTGACTATCGTTAGTTCAGGGACAAGTGGTGGTTTGatgaacaacaataatattggGATGTCGTCTTCAAGTATTATGAGTCCTACGTCTGGTACGTTAAGTGCGACACACGCCACACTATCGGCTCTGTTAGCTTCAAACGCCGAGAACGCTCAGCAAGGTAAAAACTGA